The following are from one region of the Flavobacteriaceae bacterium UJ101 genome:
- a CDS encoding msm operon regulatory protein (Regulatory protein for the msm operon for multiple sugar metabolism. Activates the transcription of the msmEFGK, aga, dexB and gftA genes. Contains 1 HTH araC/xylS-type DNA-binding domain.): protein MNVYNDINSYYPNSLKSPKIIYEDFKIMRLENLINSLTIEDIEKYEKPHRRSFFEVSIGKKESNTPQVTIGLNKFIGIDNNLMFTSMGQVFSIDFHNRKKAESGDGYVIAFKPSFMIKERGDFEIMNRFRFFNSYTFPHYTLTSEQINTTNYLTQVMYKEYMNSEKYAREMIMGYLDVLLHIFNRILSLNTNETVLTSHDRIATLFEQEIFKDGVKLASIANYASRLHISPNYLSESVKRSTGKNAKQILLNHKMIMAKSLLQQRKKSISEIAFEMGFSEPTNFTKFFKQMTGLTPNQFRI, encoded by the coding sequence GAAGATTTCAAAATTATGAGGTTGGAAAACTTAATAAACTCTCTTACTATAGAAGATATTGAAAAATATGAGAAACCACATAGAAGATCTTTCTTTGAAGTTTCTATTGGGAAAAAAGAATCAAACACACCACAAGTAACTATAGGATTAAATAAGTTTATTGGAATAGACAATAACTTAATGTTTACTTCAATGGGACAGGTATTTTCAATTGATTTTCATAATAGAAAAAAAGCAGAAAGTGGTGATGGTTATGTCATTGCTTTTAAACCATCTTTTATGATTAAAGAACGAGGTGATTTTGAGATAATGAACAGATTTCGATTTTTTAACTCCTATACATTTCCTCATTATACATTAACTTCTGAACAAATCAATACAACGAATTATCTAACACAAGTAATGTATAAGGAATATATGAATAGCGAAAAATATGCTCGTGAAATGATTATGGGGTATTTAGATGTACTTTTACATATCTTTAATCGTATTTTAAGTTTGAATACAAATGAGACTGTTTTAACATCACATGATAGAATAGCTACTCTTTTTGAACAAGAGATATTTAAAGATGGAGTAAAACTAGCATCCATAGCAAATTATGCTTCAAGACTACATATTAGCCCTAATTATCTATCTGAATCTGTAAAAAGGTCAACAGGTAAAAATGCTAAACAAATTTTACTAAATCATAAAATGATTATGGCAAAAAGTTTACTACAACAACGTAAAAAAAGTATCTCAGAAATAGCTTTTGAAATGGGATTTTCTGAACCTACTAATTTCACCAAATTTTTTAAACAAATGACTGGATTAACACCTAATCAATTTAGAATATAA